A genomic window from Candidatus Obscuribacterales bacterium includes:
- a CDS encoding citrate synthase (catalyzes the formation of citrate from acetyl-CoA and oxaloacetate) has protein sequence MTKAGLEDVVAATSTICDVNGKEGRLIYQGYDIHDLAKNSTFEETVYLLWFGRMPNKSEYETLVKELKANRQLPAHLVKIMKEFPKNTPPMDVLRSAVSVLSMFDPDAGDNGREANIRKATRLTSQFPTIIAHWDNIRNGKEPIAPKTDLSTAGNFLYMLTGKEPDALDTKSLDIALILHADHELNASTFAARVAAGTLTDMYSAIVAAIGTLAGPLHGGANQEVIKMLLKIGEESKVEAYIKRMLEEHKKISGFGHRVYKTEDPRATHLRKMSEELGKREGDLKLFNMSRKIEAMILADKGLYANVDFYSASVYYMLGIPEDLFTPVFAMSRISGWTAHVLEQYSNNRLIRPRAEYTGPNNLNYVPVAQR, from the coding sequence ATGACTAAGGCAGGGCTAGAAGACGTAGTAGCCGCAACCTCAACGATTTGCGACGTAAATGGTAAAGAAGGCCGCCTGATTTACCAGGGTTATGACATTCACGACCTGGCAAAGAACTCGACTTTTGAAGAGACGGTCTATTTGCTCTGGTTCGGTCGTATGCCGAACAAGTCCGAATACGAGACATTGGTCAAAGAATTAAAAGCAAACAGACAACTGCCAGCACACCTTGTGAAAATCATGAAGGAGTTTCCGAAGAACACTCCGCCAATGGATGTGCTACGTTCGGCAGTTTCTGTTCTCTCCATGTTCGATCCGGATGCCGGCGACAATGGCCGCGAAGCAAATATCCGCAAAGCCACTCGTCTCACATCGCAATTCCCAACAATCATTGCCCACTGGGACAACATTCGCAACGGCAAAGAGCCAATTGCTCCAAAAACCGATCTTTCCACAGCCGGCAACTTCCTCTACATGCTGACCGGCAAAGAGCCAGATGCATTAGACACAAAGTCTTTGGATATTGCGCTTATCTTGCATGCTGATCACGAACTCAATGCTTCCACCTTTGCTGCTCGCGTAGCAGCAGGTACATTGACCGACATGTATTCGGCAATTGTTGCAGCAATAGGTACTTTGGCTGGTCCGCTCCATGGTGGCGCCAACCAAGAAGTTATCAAAATGCTGCTTAAGATTGGCGAAGAATCAAAAGTTGAAGCGTACATCAAGAGGATGCTCGAAGAGCACAAGAAGATATCCGGTTTCGGACACCGCGTTTACAAAACAGAAGACCCACGCGCAACACACTTGCGCAAGATGTCTGAAGAACTCGGCAAGCGCGAAGGCGATCTGAAACTCTTCAACATGTCCCGCAAGATTGAAGCAATGATTTTGGCTGACAAAGGACTCTACGCAAATGTAGACTTCTACTCCGCTTCGGTCTACTACATGCTCGGCATTCCAGAGGATCTCTTCACGCCAGTGTTTGCTATGAGCCGCATTTCCGGCTGGACAGCTCACGTGCTTGAGCAATACTCAAACAATCGTTTGATTCGTCCACGTGCCGAGTACACAGGACCAAACAACTTGAACTATGTTCCAGTAGCGCAGCGCTAA
- a CDS encoding RDD family protein, protein MQNPDYVISTPENVELHLEMAGLGNRILACLIDTAISYLVVGIIVGLAFGVAYFLESMHLPWQQATVLGIYLVSVTIISVFVVMLGYFIYFEVRWQGQTPGKRVMRIRVVDENGAPVKTSAVWIRNLVRNVDVGVFFIGVLFIMFDKRERRLGDFAGATLVIRERRLDPMIVEAGFAESKDFVRHVDAGRLSPEEYQIVASFLARRNKLEKGARQLLARDLKEYLMKKVGDAQLKEQSPELFLEAVYFAYQERAI, encoded by the coding sequence GTGCAAAATCCAGACTATGTAATATCTACCCCGGAAAACGTCGAGTTACACCTGGAGATGGCTGGTTTGGGCAACCGCATCTTGGCTTGCCTGATTGATACTGCCATTAGCTACCTGGTCGTCGGCATAATAGTTGGACTGGCCTTTGGCGTCGCCTATTTTCTGGAATCCATGCACCTACCTTGGCAGCAGGCGACCGTGCTCGGAATTTATCTTGTGAGCGTCACCATTATCAGCGTCTTTGTGGTTATGCTGGGTTATTTCATTTACTTTGAGGTGCGGTGGCAGGGACAGACGCCAGGCAAGCGCGTTATGCGCATTCGGGTGGTCGATGAAAATGGCGCGCCTGTAAAAACAAGCGCTGTTTGGATTCGCAACCTCGTGCGCAATGTTGATGTGGGAGTTTTCTTTATTGGAGTTCTCTTCATTATGTTCGATAAGAGAGAAAGGCGCCTTGGTGATTTTGCCGGAGCTACTCTTGTAATAAGGGAAAGACGACTCGACCCGATGATTGTCGAAGCAGGCTTTGCTGAATCCAAAGACTTCGTGCGGCATGTTGATGCCGGCAGACTTAGCCCGGAAGAGTATCAAATAGTGGCTAGTTTTCTGGCGCGGCGCAACAAGCTGGAAAAGGGAGCAAGACAGCTTTTGGCTCGCGACCTCAAGGAATACTTGATGAAAAAGGTCGGCGATGCGCAATTGAAAGAACAGAGTCCCGAGCTTTTTCTGGAAGCTGTTTACTTTGCCTATCAGGAGCGAGCGATTTAA
- a CDS encoding N-6 DNA methylase produces MPKSKKPSDQNAAKRQKLHGQQFSAIRQLVRRLKKLVPVETNSQYDEAVLAYAALLSLAARQIMPEIFQGKPAGIILSALTDELRLDKSQFADVLVVHINDACLTADKSLIASLKEILLQAGSQEIAVLSDPLLVGWVYQCLLFERRNSFTKSDALQRISSDEIQLSDLPVLTQWFTPDWISKFLVAETIALKANSSDNDFTFIDPCLGTGHIFVEALKARFASRGNLPAETCLTKILADELFGCDIDRKVVEIAGFSIYLACRDLAPIIELPLPQIFYFEEGVGSLCLPFDEKPGVEIYSLVGKADIEQLRRKYSAVITNPPYLSHRLMPKELSNFLKDNYPLGRFDLYAAFLEFCMKLVEEDGVFALICQQSFMSITRYEKLRQELLEKFSLKTIVQLGSGVFASRKGEKVSNAIIIAQLNKQESATDCFRILSDEEQAIAQIEGIRNLPKLEGNSQLFWKFPGQQFAFWCPAEILALFDLPALESSESGIESANGLFTCNNKEFVKFFWQVDESEAGNYVPYDKGGGYKWHYTTPLRLNWRNDGKDIRDYRKLRGQSVALPGERYYFKPGVTYSYIGTRGFKARLLSPDSIFDIASSALFTDDPHYLLGYLNSSLARFLLGVLNPTVNFQIGDLRRLPYKKPSLQIRQKVAKAVNEAIELARRLEAFDSQSPNYKGPVLRQYTQSNDLEHLADACVLHREKLSELNELEASLQKAIDDEIFAHYGISAEMRTLIENDPWVSRNQKLIGDMPSDKQLIADCIS; encoded by the coding sequence GTGCCGAAGTCAAAAAAGCCAAGTGATCAAAATGCAGCCAAGCGGCAAAAACTGCATGGCCAGCAGTTTTCGGCGATAAGGCAGTTAGTCAGGCGTCTAAAGAAGCTCGTTCCAGTTGAGACAAACTCTCAATATGACGAGGCTGTGCTGGCTTATGCGGCGCTTCTGTCACTGGCGGCACGCCAAATTATGCCGGAAATTTTTCAGGGAAAACCTGCCGGAATTATTCTTTCAGCCCTGACAGACGAGCTTCGTCTGGATAAAAGCCAATTTGCTGACGTGCTTGTTGTCCATATAAATGACGCCTGCTTGACAGCCGATAAGTCGTTGATTGCCTCACTGAAAGAAATTCTCTTGCAGGCAGGATCTCAGGAGATCGCGGTTCTGTCAGACCCATTGCTTGTTGGTTGGGTGTATCAGTGCCTGCTTTTTGAGCGAAGAAACTCTTTTACTAAATCTGATGCGTTGCAGAGAATTAGTTCCGATGAGATTCAGTTGAGCGATCTGCCGGTGCTTACGCAATGGTTTACGCCTGATTGGATAAGCAAATTTCTTGTTGCTGAAACGATAGCGCTCAAGGCAAATTCGTCAGACAACGATTTCACATTCATTGATCCTTGTTTGGGCACAGGACATATTTTTGTTGAGGCGCTTAAGGCGCGTTTTGCGTCGCGCGGTAATTTGCCTGCTGAGACTTGTCTGACAAAAATTCTTGCCGATGAATTATTTGGTTGCGACATAGATAGAAAAGTAGTTGAGATAGCTGGATTTTCTATTTATCTTGCTTGTCGGGATTTGGCACCAATAATTGAACTGCCGTTGCCCCAAATCTTTTACTTTGAAGAAGGCGTCGGTAGTCTGTGTTTGCCGTTTGATGAAAAGCCTGGAGTGGAGATTTATTCACTAGTCGGCAAGGCCGATATAGAGCAACTAAGACGAAAATATTCGGCTGTCATTACTAATCCACCGTATTTAAGTCATCGGCTGATGCCCAAAGAGCTTTCGAATTTTCTAAAAGACAATTATCCTTTAGGGCGTTTTGATCTTTACGCTGCCTTTCTCGAATTTTGCATGAAGCTGGTTGAGGAAGATGGAGTTTTTGCTCTCATTTGCCAGCAAAGCTTTATGTCAATTACCCGCTATGAGAAATTGCGGCAAGAGCTTTTGGAAAAATTCTCTCTTAAAACGATTGTTCAATTGGGCTCAGGAGTCTTTGCTTCTCGAAAAGGTGAAAAGGTAAGCAACGCCATTATCATTGCCCAGTTGAATAAACAAGAAAGTGCCACTGACTGTTTTCGAATTTTGAGTGATGAGGAGCAAGCAATTGCACAGATAGAAGGAATTCGAAATTTGCCCAAGCTGGAAGGCAATTCCCAGCTATTTTGGAAATTTCCGGGACAGCAATTTGCATTTTGGTGTCCGGCGGAAATACTTGCTTTGTTCGACCTGCCGGCCTTGGAGTCGTCCGAGTCAGGCATTGAGTCAGCCAACGGTCTGTTCACTTGTAACAACAAGGAATTTGTGAAATTCTTCTGGCAAGTTGATGAGAGTGAGGCAGGCAATTATGTGCCTTACGATAAAGGCGGCGGCTATAAGTGGCATTACACAACACCGCTGCGCCTGAATTGGCGCAACGATGGAAAAGACATTCGCGATTATCGCAAATTGCGAGGACAGTCGGTAGCGCTTCCGGGTGAGCGTTACTACTTCAAACCAGGCGTTACTTATTCTTATATTGGAACACGTGGCTTCAAAGCCAGATTGCTGTCGCCAGACAGTATATTTGATATTGCCAGTTCGGCGTTGTTTACAGATGATCCCCACTATTTGCTTGGATATTTAAATTCGTCGCTTGCTCGTTTTCTATTGGGTGTTTTAAACCCGACTGTAAATTTCCAGATCGGTGATTTAAGACGACTGCCGTATAAAAAACCTTCGTTGCAAATAAGACAGAAGGTTGCTAAAGCAGTAAACGAAGCAATTGAACTTGCTCGCCGGTTGGAGGCTTTTGACTCGCAATCACCCAATTACAAAGGACCGGTGCTGCGGCAATATACGCAATCAAACGATTTGGAGCATCTGGCGGACGCGTGCGTTTTGCATCGTGAGAAGTTATCTGAATTGAATGAGCTGGAAGCTTCGTTGCAAAAGGCCATTGACGATGAGATTTTTGCGCACTATGGAATTAGCGCGGAAATGCGAACTTTAATTGAAAACGATCCCTGGGTTAGCCGTAATCAAAAACTAATTGGCGATATGCCTAGCGATAAGCAACTAATCGCTGACTGCATTAGTTGA
- a CDS encoding stage II sporulation protein M codes for MNLERWVRQRKKSWQKLEAILAGIDKFGMAGLSKEELRQLGRLYRATSADLSRARSFMVDRQLESYINNLVVRAHNQVYQNTNNRLIDLLRFLWVEFPNLVLRYFAYVLAAVTLFVLPLIGSYVATNSDLNFARQELFHGDPLVPDHIWSTVEKRELWTGGIQNFSPLAASQIVTNNIHVSIVAFALGITFGVGTAIVLIFNGISLGTIFGVCHNFGIARNLLAFVAPHGVLELTAIFISGGAGLLIGKALLFPGNYSRIDSLKLAAKPALGLFGGCIPLLIIAACIEGFVSPRTDVSLLSRYWLSLTTFVLLSLYFFIPRRTAAVEIKTEHKDAQNLTKI; via the coding sequence GTGAACCTCGAACGTTGGGTAAGACAAAGGAAGAAGTCCTGGCAAAAGCTGGAAGCAATTCTTGCCGGCATAGATAAATTCGGCATGGCCGGTTTAAGCAAGGAAGAATTGAGACAGTTGGGCAGACTTTACAGAGCAACCTCAGCCGATTTATCTCGAGCGCGCTCATTTATGGTTGATAGGCAACTGGAAAGCTACATCAACAATTTAGTAGTCCGCGCCCACAACCAGGTTTATCAAAACACCAATAACCGCTTAATTGATCTACTGCGCTTTCTCTGGGTGGAATTCCCCAATTTGGTCTTGAGATATTTTGCCTATGTATTGGCTGCTGTTACGCTTTTCGTTTTACCTCTAATAGGTTCTTACGTAGCAACCAACTCGGACCTTAATTTTGCTCGCCAAGAACTTTTCCATGGTGACCCTTTAGTACCAGACCATATCTGGAGTACCGTTGAAAAGCGGGAATTGTGGACAGGCGGTATACAAAATTTCAGTCCTCTTGCCGCCTCCCAGATTGTCACCAATAACATCCACGTATCCATCGTAGCTTTTGCCTTGGGAATTACCTTTGGCGTTGGCACAGCAATCGTTTTAATATTTAATGGCATTTCTCTTGGCACCATATTTGGTGTCTGCCACAATTTCGGCATTGCCCGTAATCTTCTAGCCTTTGTAGCGCCTCACGGAGTTTTGGAACTCACGGCAATCTTCATAAGCGGCGGGGCCGGTCTTTTGATAGGGAAAGCTCTTTTGTTTCCCGGCAATTATTCGCGCATAGATTCCTTAAAACTAGCAGCCAAGCCGGCTTTAGGACTTTTTGGCGGCTGCATTCCCCTTCTCATTATTGCCGCCTGCATAGAAGGCTTCGTCTCACCACGCACCGACGTTTCGCTACTTTCAAGATACTGGCTGTCATTAACCACGTTTGTTTTGCTTTCGTTGTACTTCTTCATCCCACGAAGAACAGCTGCAGTCGAGATTAAAACCGAGCATAAGGACGCACAGAATCTTACCAAAATTTGA
- a CDS encoding efflux RND transporter periplasmic adaptor subunit — MAVNKKLRLACLTFALTFGFLQPCAFAGDSASGLETFGPEGQIIPVSNLGKAALGLRIMTIEQKPLPMTVETTGKIEAIPTWQFEQHSLVSGRIIDILVKQGEHVKARQPLILLDSPEINELASETLKSKTELEYQIAQTTAELDAEIKQNQTQFDLAQIEVKRNEKLFAEGIAAQRTWQQANADMKLAESRLKAATTKREIVLKSLRAKLNIIYDSLSHRLGQLGVSDARLKEMFKTRRTILTVPVLASREGMVAQVSATIGQSITSADELFKISNLTKVWATADIYEDDVSRMSTGQSVALSVTSYPHEIFRGTLTYIGTELDPDKRTLPVRAEIANPDQRLKPDMYAQLHIQTSAPVQTLMLPKEALVDSTGHNLVFVETKDGYQPTRVKTGRSLGDQVEILSGLHEGQRVIVEGAFQLAAELLKSGGRDEMFTQPTEGERLIGHGEGSDSANDSQAWHVQLVAIAVVISFFLGLLVSSLSKKSAREKRQIQAEKASSTDSEKIAKD, encoded by the coding sequence ATGGCTGTGAACAAAAAATTGCGCCTGGCTTGCCTGACATTTGCTCTCACATTCGGCTTTTTGCAGCCTTGTGCCTTCGCCGGCGACAGCGCCTCAGGGCTTGAAACCTTTGGACCGGAAGGTCAGATAATTCCTGTAAGCAACCTGGGCAAAGCCGCCCTGGGCTTAAGAATTATGACCATTGAGCAAAAACCTCTGCCCATGACTGTTGAAACAACAGGGAAAATTGAAGCTATTCCCACATGGCAATTTGAACAACATTCACTTGTCTCCGGCCGCATTATCGACATCTTGGTCAAACAAGGTGAACATGTCAAAGCCAGACAGCCGCTTATTTTGCTCGACAGTCCTGAGATAAACGAACTAGCATCCGAAACACTTAAGAGTAAAACCGAACTTGAATATCAAATAGCGCAAACAACAGCAGAACTTGATGCCGAAATCAAACAAAACCAGACACAATTTGATCTTGCTCAAATTGAAGTGAAGCGCAATGAGAAGCTCTTTGCTGAAGGTATTGCTGCCCAGCGTACATGGCAACAAGCAAATGCCGACATGAAGCTGGCAGAAAGCCGACTGAAGGCAGCCACTACAAAAAGAGAAATTGTTCTCAAATCATTGAGAGCCAAACTAAACATCATCTACGATTCGTTGAGTCACCGCTTAGGACAACTTGGCGTAAGTGATGCCAGGCTGAAAGAAATGTTCAAGACTCGCCGGACTATTTTGACGGTTCCTGTTTTGGCAAGTCGAGAAGGCATGGTCGCACAGGTCTCAGCCACCATCGGTCAATCAATTACTTCGGCTGATGAACTTTTCAAGATAAGCAATCTCACCAAAGTTTGGGCAACTGCCGATATCTATGAAGACGACGTTTCACGCATGTCCACAGGACAGTCTGTCGCACTCAGTGTCACTTCTTACCCACATGAAATTTTCCGCGGCACTCTTACTTATATAGGCACTGAACTTGATCCTGACAAGAGAACACTTCCAGTCAGAGCTGAAATAGCCAACCCTGATCAACGCCTTAAGCCTGATATGTACGCACAATTGCACATCCAAACATCAGCACCGGTGCAAACCTTGATGTTACCCAAAGAAGCTTTGGTTGACAGCACTGGTCATAATTTAGTATTTGTCGAAACAAAAGACGGCTATCAACCAACACGAGTAAAAACAGGTCGCAGCCTGGGCGATCAAGTAGAAATCCTGTCCGGACTGCATGAAGGACAGCGAGTAATAGTGGAAGGCGCCTTCCAACTAGCTGCCGAGCTTTTGAAATCCGGTGGACGCGACGAAATGTTTACGCAACCAACCGAGGGCGAGCGTTTAATTGGTCATGGTGAAGGTAGCGACAGCGCAAACGACAGCCAAGCCTGGCATGTTCAATTGGTTGCCATTGCGGTTGTCATCTCATTCTTCCTTGGACTGCTTGTGTCCTCGCTTTCAAAAAAATCGGCTCGCGAAAAACGGCAAATACAAGCCGAAAAAGCCAGCTCCACCGACAGCGAAAAAATAGCCAAAGACTAA
- a CDS encoding CusA/CzcA family heavy metal efflux RND transporter: MLNQVIKWSIANRFIVIVLAMVLVVSGLYLSTQMDVDVVPEFAPPQITIQTEAPGLVPSEVEPVVSLPLETVLYGTPGVSLVKSLSLPGVSVITVIFNYGTNLYLARQLVNERIQTVLPKLPYGIGPPIMLPPMSVVGDILKIGLTSTVTTPMEMRTLADWDIRNRILAVPGVARVLVMGGDKKEYQVLVHPDKLRSYEVTLNQVLQATEKANSVAPGGYLVRPDRQLSIRGVGRIQDIDDLANSVIVVRAGTPILLKHVADVKIGSAFKIGDATVNGDTGIEIIITKQPWANTLGVTKQVKKAIAELQLSLPKDIKVHYIFEQAEFIETSINNVLFAIALGGVLVVAVLWCFLLNWRTAAISLTAIPLSLLSAILAIKATGGSINTMTLGGLAIAVGEVVDDAIVDVENVYRRLRENNMSEHPKPTLSVIYMACREVRSSVVYATFVVALVFLPVFVLSGVEGRIFTPLAFSYIVATLSSLAVALTVTPALCVYFLSKREQLPKGEPSTVHYLKNKYGRLLHRVMEQPRMVAVFSLVAFLTSLSLLPFMGQTFLPEFRELNLIIAATGLPGQSIDASKRMGIALEKNLLKHPDVIAVGQRIGRAELDDDAGGPHFSEFDLHLKESNRPLSKILADIRGHLSEIPGMAFDVGSFIAHRMDDVLSGGTRADIAIKIFGPDLNTLRTLAHSVEGALSTVKGAVDVKTESQVLTPEVIVKINRSIAARYGLTADDVSELISTAFNGKIVSQVLEGQRLFSLKIWLDETSRHNLDLIKQTFIDTPDGARIPISDLATIEEMPGPNAIIRENVARRIVVQANTNGRDVVSVVNDAKRLIEKQVQLPAGYYIHYAGQYEAQQQASNNLIWTSLLSLVGILLLLNRGLGSWKATLLIATNLPLAAIGGILAVALTGNVLSIGSMIGFISLFGISARNSILLVTHIKTLVDQNVPFDDALYQGAVDRLAPVLMTAITAALGMLPLAIFGGAGRELEQPLAIVIVGGLITSTAFTLVTIPALFELFMRPKQNALAQGTKANQTIN; the protein is encoded by the coding sequence ATGCTCAACCAAGTAATCAAATGGTCAATAGCCAATCGCTTTATTGTGATAGTCTTAGCGATGGTACTTGTTGTTTCCGGTCTTTATCTCTCAACTCAGATGGATGTCGACGTCGTACCGGAATTTGCGCCACCACAAATAACAATCCAGACAGAAGCGCCAGGATTGGTTCCTTCTGAAGTCGAGCCTGTTGTAAGCCTGCCTCTGGAAACTGTTTTGTACGGCACACCAGGAGTGAGCCTGGTGAAGTCGCTTTCGCTCCCGGGCGTATCCGTCATAACAGTCATATTTAACTACGGCACAAATCTGTATCTGGCAAGACAGCTGGTCAATGAAAGAATTCAGACTGTGTTACCCAAATTGCCCTATGGCATTGGTCCACCAATAATGCTGCCGCCAATGTCTGTTGTAGGCGATATTCTAAAAATAGGACTTACATCGACCGTCACCACACCCATGGAAATGCGCACCCTTGCTGATTGGGATATTCGCAACCGTATTTTGGCCGTCCCTGGTGTCGCCAGAGTCCTGGTGATGGGTGGGGACAAAAAGGAATATCAAGTACTGGTGCACCCCGACAAGCTGAGATCCTATGAAGTCACACTCAATCAAGTATTGCAAGCAACAGAAAAAGCAAACTCAGTCGCACCCGGCGGTTACCTCGTACGCCCGGATCGTCAACTTAGTATTCGCGGAGTCGGCAGGATTCAAGACATCGACGACTTAGCAAATTCAGTCATTGTCGTACGAGCAGGGACGCCAATTTTGCTCAAACACGTTGCCGATGTGAAAATCGGCTCCGCCTTTAAAATCGGCGATGCCACAGTTAATGGCGACACCGGCATCGAAATAATCATCACTAAACAACCCTGGGCTAATACGCTTGGGGTAACCAAGCAAGTAAAAAAAGCGATTGCCGAACTACAGCTCTCTCTACCCAAAGACATCAAAGTCCACTACATTTTCGAGCAAGCTGAATTTATCGAAACATCAATAAACAACGTCTTGTTTGCCATTGCCTTGGGCGGTGTCCTGGTTGTTGCCGTCTTGTGGTGTTTCCTGCTCAACTGGCGCACCGCCGCTATAAGCTTGACTGCTATTCCTCTTTCTTTGCTATCGGCAATCCTAGCGATAAAAGCAACAGGCGGCAGCATCAACACAATGACTCTGGGCGGACTAGCAATTGCTGTCGGCGAAGTTGTTGATGATGCCATTGTCGATGTAGAGAATGTCTACCGTCGACTCAGAGAAAACAATATGTCGGAACACCCCAAGCCGACTCTTTCAGTTATCTATATGGCTTGCCGCGAAGTGCGCTCATCTGTTGTCTATGCCACTTTTGTCGTTGCATTGGTGTTTTTGCCTGTCTTTGTTCTCTCTGGAGTCGAGGGCAGGATTTTTACACCACTGGCCTTTTCTTACATAGTAGCCACCCTTTCCAGTTTAGCCGTAGCGTTGACTGTAACTCCAGCCTTATGCGTTTACTTCTTGAGCAAGCGCGAACAGTTGCCGAAAGGCGAACCCTCAACAGTTCACTATCTCAAAAACAAATACGGTCGCTTATTGCACAGGGTAATGGAACAGCCTCGCATGGTTGCGGTATTTTCCCTCGTAGCATTTCTAACATCACTTTCGCTGCTACCCTTTATGGGACAGACTTTCTTGCCTGAGTTTCGTGAACTTAATTTGATCATCGCAGCAACAGGACTTCCCGGACAAAGTATTGACGCCTCGAAGCGAATGGGTATTGCCCTTGAGAAGAATCTTCTCAAACATCCAGATGTTATAGCCGTCGGACAAAGAATCGGTCGCGCGGAGCTTGACGATGATGCCGGCGGTCCTCACTTTAGCGAATTTGATCTCCATCTGAAAGAAAGCAATCGCCCCCTATCGAAAATACTTGCCGATATTCGCGGCCATCTTTCTGAAATTCCGGGAATGGCTTTTGATGTAGGATCATTTATTGCACACCGCATGGATGATGTACTTTCCGGCGGCACACGCGCCGACATCGCCATCAAAATATTCGGTCCCGACTTAAATACTTTGCGCACTCTGGCACATTCAGTAGAAGGCGCTTTGTCCACTGTTAAAGGAGCCGTCGATGTAAAAACCGAATCACAAGTATTGACTCCGGAAGTCATTGTCAAAATCAATCGCTCGATAGCGGCTCGTTATGGACTTACCGCAGATGACGTATCAGAGCTTATCTCAACTGCCTTCAATGGCAAAATAGTTTCACAAGTGCTCGAGGGACAAAGACTTTTTAGTTTAAAGATTTGGCTGGATGAAACTTCAAGGCACAACCTAGATTTGATCAAACAAACTTTCATCGACACTCCAGATGGCGCCCGCATACCAATTTCAGATCTGGCAACTATTGAAGAAATGCCCGGTCCCAATGCAATTATCAGAGAAAATGTCGCACGCCGGATAGTGGTGCAAGCAAATACGAACGGGCGCGACGTTGTTTCAGTCGTCAACGACGCTAAACGCTTAATAGAAAAACAAGTACAGCTGCCTGCCGGTTATTACATCCACTACGCCGGACAATACGAAGCTCAACAACAAGCCAGCAACAATCTCATCTGGACGTCGCTTCTGTCGCTTGTCGGAATACTTTTACTTCTCAACAGAGGACTGGGTTCCTGGAAAGCAACACTTCTAATAGCGACTAACTTACCATTAGCTGCCATCGGCGGAATTCTAGCTGTGGCATTGACCGGCAATGTCTTGAGTATTGGCTCAATGATTGGCTTCATAAGCCTTTTCGGGATTTCAGCGCGCAATTCAATTTTGCTGGTTACACATATCAAAACCCTTGTCGATCAAAATGTGCCATTTGATGACGCACTTTATCAAGGAGCCGTGGACAGGCTTGCCCCTGTATTGATGACGGCGATTACCGCCGCATTGGGCATGTTGCCTCTAGCCATCTTTGGCGGGGCTGGTCGTGAATTGGAACAACCTCTGGCAATTGTAATAGTCGGTGGTCTAATTACCAGCACCGCATTTACCCTTGTAACCATCCCAGCTCTGTTTGAACTGTTTATGCGTCCAAAACAGAACGCATTAGCACAGGGAACTAAGGCAAACCAGACAATCAACTAA